Part of the Ornithinimicrobium flavum genome, AGGTGGTCCTCGAGCGGGACCTGGGCCCCGTCGACGTGCGGGTCACCCCGGTGGGCGAGGGCGTCGAGGTCGTCACCGAGGGTTTCGAGGCGGTCTACACCGGCGGGCCGTTCACCGCGTCCAGCCTGTCCCTGCAGGTGCGCGGCGGCGTCACCAACTACCACTCGGTGTGGAGGTACGGCGAGCCTCCGCGGCCCGAGCGTGCGCTCGGGGGCACCGCCCGCACCCTGGACGAGGTCGACGGCCGCTGCCCGCTGGAGCCCGGCCTCCTCTCGCGGGACGGCTACGAGGTGCTGGACGACTCGGCGAGCCTGGTCCGCACCGGGCCCGCGGTGACCGACCTGAAGCCCCGTGAGCCCGGGACCGTGGACCTCTACGTCTTCGCCCACGGGCTCGACTTCCGTGGCGCGCTGCGCGACTTCCACGCGCTCACCGGCCCCGTCCCGCTGCTGCCCCGCTACGCCCTGGGCAACTGGTGGAGCCGCTACCATCCCTACTCCGCCGACGAGTACCTCGAGCTCCTCGACCGCTTCGAGGCCGAGCGGATGCCCTTCTCGGTCGCCGTGCTGGACATGGACTGGCACGTCACCGATCCCGATCCTCGCTTCGGCAGCGGGTGGACCGGCTACACCTGGGACCGCGAGCTCTTCCCCGACCCGGCCGGCTTCCTGACCGCGCTGCACGAGCGTGGCCTGCGCGTCACCCTGAACGACCACCCGGCCGACGGTGTCCGCGCCCACGAGGAGGCCTACCCCCGGATGGCGCGGGCGCTGGGCGTGGACCCCGACACCGAGGTGCCGCTGTCCTTCGACGTCACGGACCCGACCTGGCTGCGGGCGTTCTTCGACTCCGTGGCCCACCCGATGGAGGAGGAAGGGGTCGACTTCTGGTGGATCGACTGGCAGTCCGGGCCCTACTCGCGCACCCCCGGGCTGGACCCCCTGTGGGCCCTCAACGAGGTCCACTTCAGCGAGCTCGCGTCCACCGGCCGCCGACCGCTGATCTTCTCCCGCTACGCCGGGCCGGGCTCGCACCGCACCCCGCTCGGCTTCTCCGGCGACACCGTCATCTCCTGGGCCTCGCTGCGCTTCCAGCCCGAGTTCACCGCCACCGCCGCCAACATCGGCTACGGCTGGTGGAGCCACGACATCGGCGGGCACTGGGGCGGGGTCAAGGACGTCGAGCTGGCGGTCCGCTGGGTCCAGCTCGGGGTGTGGTCGCCGATCAACCGGCTGCACGCCACGGCCAGCGCCTTCCAGGGGAAGGAGCCCTGGCGTTTCGGCCCCGAGGCGCACGCCCTCATGGGCGAGGCCCTCCGGCTGCGGCACCGGCTCCTGCCCTACCTGGCGACGATGGCCGAGCGGGCCGGCGCCGAGGGCGTCGCCCTGGCCGAGCCGGTCTACCACCGCCACCCCGAACGGGACGAGGCCTACGCCCACCGGG contains:
- a CDS encoding glycoside hydrolase family 31 protein, encoding MWFSRGYADRPRSDSARLTVLTPHLLRVEWSPSGRFEDRATQVVLERDLGPVDVRVTPVGEGVEVVTEGFEAVYTGGPFTASSLSLQVRGGVTNYHSVWRYGEPPRPERALGGTARTLDEVDGRCPLEPGLLSRDGYEVLDDSASLVRTGPAVTDLKPREPGTVDLYVFAHGLDFRGALRDFHALTGPVPLLPRYALGNWWSRYHPYSADEYLELLDRFEAERMPFSVAVLDMDWHVTDPDPRFGSGWTGYTWDRELFPDPAGFLTALHERGLRVTLNDHPADGVRAHEEAYPRMARALGVDPDTEVPLSFDVTDPTWLRAFFDSVAHPMEEEGVDFWWIDWQSGPYSRTPGLDPLWALNEVHFSELASTGRRPLIFSRYAGPGSHRTPLGFSGDTVISWASLRFQPEFTATAANIGYGWWSHDIGGHWGGVKDVELAVRWVQLGVWSPINRLHATASAFQGKEPWRFGPEAHALMGEALRLRHRLLPYLATMAERAGAEGVALAEPVYHRHPERDEAYAHRATYFFGADLLCAPVVEPGDPRTGLARVDLWLPPGTWWDLQTGRRYRAGETGRTLAAYRDLSGTVALARAGTVLPLTADPVSNGVDLPASLEVRVFPGADGEHVLVEDDDGPAQTRRVARTPLRWDEASRTLTIGPAEGDLEVLPARRTWSVRAAGLVGEPVLHVDVPVGEPLTVRLDGEEVPPTTLEDCFTILDAAQVEHHLKDEVWRVLTAPGTSPVSLLGQLTALDLDASLHGALVEVLTANG